The Streptomyces sp. NBC_01244 genome contains a region encoding:
- a CDS encoding amino acid ABC transporter ATP-binding protein, translating to MPQETPAVDTTAKDGPEIEIRGLHKSFGANHVLRGIDLDIARGEVVCVIGPSGSGKSTLLRCVNLLEEPSEGRVFVGGTEVTDLDVDIDAVRRRIGMVFQQFNLFPHVSVRENLTLPQRRVLGRSKAEAEAVARENLARVGLSDKSEAYPAQLSGGQQQRVAIARALSMGPEVMLFDEPTSALDPELVGEVLAVMRVLAGEGMTMMVVTHEMSFAREVADRVVFMDGGVIVEHGPAAQVVGDPRQERTRSFLNRILDPASAEPPGPRDEEPGRAADA from the coding sequence ATGCCACAGGAGACCCCAGCGGTGGACACGACGGCCAAGGACGGCCCGGAGATCGAGATCCGGGGACTGCACAAGTCCTTCGGCGCCAACCACGTCCTGCGCGGTATCGACCTCGACATCGCCCGCGGCGAGGTGGTGTGCGTCATCGGGCCCTCCGGCTCGGGCAAATCGACGCTGCTGCGCTGTGTGAACCTGCTCGAAGAGCCCAGCGAGGGCCGGGTCTTCGTCGGCGGAACCGAGGTGACGGACCTGGACGTCGACATCGACGCCGTACGCCGCCGCATCGGGATGGTCTTCCAGCAGTTCAACCTCTTCCCGCACGTCAGCGTGCGCGAGAACCTCACCCTGCCCCAGCGCCGCGTCCTGGGCCGGAGCAAGGCCGAGGCCGAGGCCGTGGCCCGGGAGAACCTCGCCCGCGTCGGCCTCTCCGACAAGTCCGAGGCGTACCCGGCCCAGTTGTCCGGCGGCCAGCAGCAGCGGGTGGCGATCGCCAGGGCCCTGTCCATGGGCCCGGAAGTGATGCTCTTCGACGAGCCGACCTCGGCGCTGGACCCCGAACTCGTCGGCGAGGTGCTCGCGGTGATGCGGGTCCTGGCGGGCGAGGGCATGACGATGATGGTGGTCACCCACGAGATGAGCTTCGCCCGCGAGGTCGCGGACCGGGTCGTGTTCATGGACGGCGGGGTCATCGTCGAGCACGGCCCGGCGGCCCAAGTGGTCGGGGATCCCCGGCAGGAGCGGACCAGGAGCTTCCTCAACCGGATCCTGGATCCGGCGTCGGCCGAGCCGCCCGGGCCCCGGGACGAGGAACCGGGCCGGGCCGCGGACGCCTGA
- a CDS encoding amino acid ABC transporter permease — protein sequence MDRPAAPDHPVTSRLTRRQRRRVSQGLQYALFVAVLVLIAVSADWGRLQNQFAQKDLALRLFPEIITTALRNTVVYTTSGFLLGLVLGLVIAMMRLSSVAPYRWVASVYIELFRGLPALLIFIFVGVAVPLAFPGTEIPGGTYGKVAIGLGLVAAAYMAETIRAGIQAVPKGQMEAARSLGFSHARAMVSVVIPQAFRIVIPPLTNELVLLFKDSSLVLFLGVTLSERELTKFGRDLASQTANSTPILVAGLCYLLVTVPLSFVVRRLEARADKAV from the coding sequence GTGGATCGGCCCGCTGCCCCAGACCACCCCGTGACCTCCCGGCTGACCCGGCGCCAGCGCCGCCGGGTCTCGCAGGGACTGCAGTACGCGCTCTTCGTCGCGGTGCTGGTGCTGATCGCCGTCTCCGCGGACTGGGGGAGGCTGCAGAACCAGTTCGCCCAGAAGGACCTGGCGCTGCGGCTCTTCCCGGAGATCATCACCACGGCCCTGCGCAACACGGTGGTCTACACGACCTCCGGGTTCCTCCTCGGCCTGGTCCTCGGTCTGGTCATCGCCATGATGAGGCTGTCCTCCGTGGCCCCGTACCGGTGGGTCGCGAGCGTCTACATCGAGCTGTTCCGGGGGCTCCCGGCCCTGCTGATCTTCATCTTCGTGGGCGTGGCGGTGCCCTTGGCGTTCCCCGGTACGGAGATCCCGGGCGGCACGTACGGCAAGGTCGCGATCGGCCTGGGACTGGTGGCCGCCGCCTACATGGCGGAAACGATTCGGGCCGGCATCCAGGCGGTCCCCAAGGGACAGATGGAAGCCGCCCGCTCGCTGGGCTTCTCGCACGCCCGCGCCATGGTCTCGGTCGTCATCCCGCAGGCCTTCCGCATCGTCATCCCGCCCCTCACCAACGAGCTCGTCCTGCTCTTCAAGGACTCCTCGCTCGTGCTGTTCCTCGGCGTGACGCTGTCCGAGCGCGAACTGACGAAGTTCGGACGGGACCTCGCCAGCCAGACCGCCAACTCCACCCCGATCCTGGTCGCGGGCCTGTGCTACCTCCTGGTGACCGTGCCGCTGAGCTTCGTGGTGCGCCGCCTGGAGGCCCGCGCGGACAAGGCCGTGTGA
- a CDS encoding ABC transporter substrate-binding protein, which translates to MFRTARGNRKRPAGPRIRVAAAAAAAGAFLVAGCSSGDDGPSEAAGGVPVVEKGKLTTCTHLPYPPFQFEKDGKVVGFDVALVDLVATRLKVEQKILDTPFENFKTGAFLNSGECDLAAAGMTITDERKKNVDFSVPYFDATQALLATKKSGVTSLADLKAKSKKLGAQAETTGESYAKAQGFDPVAFESSDAVINGLRTGQVDAVVIDYPVVQGWLKDPKNAAEFTLGQNIETGEQYGFSVKKGNTALVAAIDKAITDAKADGTYKKLYEQWIGPLPQTTP; encoded by the coding sequence GTGTTCCGGACGGCCAGAGGAAACCGCAAGCGCCCCGCAGGTCCCCGCATCCGCGTCGCCGCCGCGGCCGCGGCGGCGGGCGCGTTCCTCGTCGCGGGATGCTCCTCGGGCGATGACGGCCCGAGCGAGGCGGCCGGCGGAGTGCCCGTCGTGGAGAAGGGCAAACTGACGACCTGCACCCACCTGCCCTATCCGCCGTTCCAGTTCGAGAAGGACGGCAAGGTCGTCGGATTCGACGTGGCGCTGGTCGACCTGGTGGCGACCCGGCTCAAGGTCGAGCAGAAGATCCTCGACACGCCCTTCGAAAACTTCAAGACCGGAGCCTTCCTGAACTCCGGCGAGTGCGACCTCGCGGCCGCCGGAATGACGATCACCGACGAGCGCAAGAAGAACGTCGACTTCTCCGTCCCCTACTTCGACGCCACGCAGGCACTGCTCGCCACCAAGAAGAGCGGCGTCACCTCGCTGGCCGACCTCAAGGCGAAGTCGAAGAAGCTGGGCGCGCAGGCCGAAACCACCGGCGAGAGCTACGCCAAGGCCCAGGGCTTCGACCCCGTCGCCTTCGAAAGCTCGGACGCGGTCATCAACGGACTGCGCACCGGCCAGGTGGACGCGGTCGTCATCGACTACCCCGTGGTCCAGGGCTGGCTCAAGGACCCCAAGAACGCGGCGGAGTTCACCCTCGGACAGAACATCGAGACCGGCGAGCAGTACGGCTTCTCGGTGAAGAAGGGCAACACCGCCCTCGTGGCCGCGATCGACAAGGCGATCACCGACGCGAAGGCCGACGGCACCTACAAGAAGCTCTACGAGCAGTGGATCGGCCCGCTGCCCCAGACCACCCCGTGA
- a CDS encoding ABC transporter ATP-binding protein: protein MSNLPSKDTTPELPPELLRVSGLRKTYRTGGTEVVAVDDLSFSVRAGGALGIVGESGSGKTTTARMLIGLERPDAGEILVQGRPLAASVRGRPARLARAKAVQIVFQDPYLSLDARISIGATVDGVLRLHGLSDRTARAARVRELLAQVGLGDREAAALPRRLSGGQRQRAAIARALAVEPAVLVLDEAVSALDVSVQAQVLNLLSDIRRDTGIGLVFVSHDLAVVRYVCDEALVMYRGRTMEHRPVGELLTDPEHPYTRLLLASVPRPGWDPDSISRRRRELDPLTATATAAPTAKATAAGV from the coding sequence TTGAGCAACCTTCCGAGCAAGGACACCACCCCGGAACTCCCTCCGGAGCTCCTCCGGGTGAGCGGACTGCGCAAGACCTACCGGACCGGCGGGACGGAGGTCGTCGCCGTCGACGACCTGTCGTTCTCCGTACGGGCAGGCGGGGCGCTCGGCATCGTGGGCGAATCCGGTTCGGGCAAGACCACCACGGCCCGGATGCTGATCGGCCTGGAACGCCCCGATGCGGGCGAGATCCTGGTCCAGGGCCGGCCGCTGGCGGCCTCCGTACGGGGGAGGCCTGCCCGGCTGGCCCGCGCCAAGGCAGTGCAGATCGTCTTCCAGGACCCCTACCTCTCCCTGGACGCGCGGATCAGCATCGGCGCGACCGTCGACGGCGTGCTCAGACTGCACGGCCTGTCCGACCGGACGGCCCGGGCCGCACGGGTACGGGAACTGCTGGCCCAAGTCGGCCTCGGCGACCGCGAGGCCGCCGCCCTGCCCCGCAGGCTCTCCGGCGGACAGCGCCAGCGCGCCGCGATCGCACGGGCACTGGCCGTCGAACCCGCCGTCCTGGTGCTCGACGAAGCGGTGTCCGCCCTCGACGTCTCCGTGCAGGCACAGGTGCTCAACCTGCTCTCCGACATCCGGCGCGACACCGGGATCGGCCTGGTCTTCGTCAGCCACGACCTGGCCGTGGTCCGCTACGTCTGCGACGAGGCGCTCGTCATGTACCGCGGCCGCACGATGGAACACCGCCCGGTGGGCGAGCTCCTCACCGACCCAGAGCACCCCTACACCCGGCTGCTGCTGGCCTCCGTACCCCGTCCGGGCTGGGACCCCGACTCGATCAGCCGGCGCCGCCGAGAGCTGGACCCGCTGACGGCGACGGCGACGGCGGCTCCGACAGCGAAGGCGACGGCGGCAGGGGTGTGA
- a CDS encoding ABC transporter ATP-binding protein: protein MTLLDYQALRVTLPAMARPLLDGVSLTVAAGEVVALVGESGSGKSVTARAALGLFPQGAEIGGRVRVDGTDLVGATPASLREVRTNKAAMIYQDPRAAINPVRRVGDFLTEPLRLVHGWSKARANVRAAELLDAVGLPDPVRHLNQFPHELSGGMLQRVVIAAALTAEPRLLLCDEPTTALDVSTQAEILAVLGRLQRERGLGLLLITHDIELAASVSDRIYVMYAGRIVETAPVAELFASPRHPYTAGLLGSSPPLAGPLARLTPIPGAPMGLLESAPGCAFAPRCRFAEPGRCDRSVPELVRHGPAEVACHRAAEIGLKEDS, encoded by the coding sequence ATGACACTGCTCGACTACCAAGCCCTGCGCGTCACCCTTCCCGCGATGGCCCGCCCCCTCCTCGACGGGGTCAGCCTCACCGTCGCGGCCGGCGAGGTCGTCGCCCTGGTCGGCGAATCCGGCTCCGGCAAGTCCGTCACCGCCCGCGCCGCACTCGGCCTGTTCCCGCAGGGCGCCGAGATCGGCGGCCGGGTCCGCGTGGACGGCACCGACCTGGTCGGCGCCACCCCCGCGAGCCTGCGCGAGGTGCGCACCAACAAAGCGGCGATGATCTACCAGGACCCCCGGGCCGCCATCAACCCGGTACGCCGGGTCGGGGACTTCCTCACCGAACCGCTGCGCCTGGTGCACGGCTGGTCCAAGGCCCGGGCGAACGTCAGGGCCGCCGAACTGCTCGACGCGGTCGGCCTGCCCGACCCCGTCCGCCACCTGAACCAGTTCCCGCACGAGCTCTCCGGCGGCATGCTCCAGCGCGTCGTGATCGCCGCGGCCCTCACCGCCGAACCCCGGCTCCTGCTCTGCGACGAGCCGACCACCGCGCTCGACGTCAGCACCCAGGCCGAGATCCTGGCAGTCCTGGGCCGGCTCCAGCGCGAACGCGGCCTCGGGCTCCTCCTCATCACCCACGACATCGAGCTCGCCGCCTCCGTCAGCGACCGGATCTACGTCATGTACGCGGGCCGGATCGTCGAAACGGCGCCCGTCGCGGAACTCTTCGCCTCCCCCCGGCACCCCTACACCGCGGGCCTGCTCGGATCCTCCCCGCCCCTCGCGGGACCCCTGGCCCGCCTCACCCCCATCCCCGGCGCCCCGATGGGCCTGCTGGAGTCGGCCCCCGGCTGCGCCTTCGCACCCCGCTGCCGGTTCGCCGAACCGGGCCGCTGCGACCGGTCCGTGCCGGAGCTCGTGCGGCACGGACCGGCCGAAGTCGCCTGCCACCGCGCCGCCGAAATCGGCCTGAAGGAGGACAGTTGA
- a CDS encoding ABC transporter permease, with translation MSTLPETGVPTRTPRARRDPLARLRRLGGGRLQRTCLALLVLFVLLAILGPWIAPYDPTFGQLGDTLLGPSAQHWLGTDQGGHDTLSALVVGTRTSLAGPLAVVLFSTVLGVAVGLFTAWRGGWIDTAVGRVLDVLFAFPALLLAILAVALFGKGMTAPVIAMAIAYMPYTARLVRGLAVREKSRPYIAAYQVQGHSPLYVTVRRLLPNIAPTLLAQSTVNFGYALLDLAALSFLGLGVQPPTPDWGAMINQGQAAVLQGQPLSAIAPAVAVVLVVVAFNVVGEDLGDRLAGRDSR, from the coding sequence ATGAGCACCCTTCCCGAAACGGGCGTCCCGACCCGTACCCCCCGTGCCCGGCGCGATCCGCTCGCCCGGCTGCGACGCCTCGGCGGCGGCCGGCTCCAGCGGACCTGCCTGGCGCTCCTCGTCCTGTTCGTGCTCCTCGCGATCCTGGGCCCCTGGATCGCCCCGTACGACCCCACCTTCGGACAGCTCGGCGACACCCTCCTGGGGCCGAGCGCCCAGCACTGGCTGGGCACCGACCAGGGCGGCCACGACACCCTCTCGGCGCTCGTCGTCGGCACCCGGACCAGCCTGGCCGGACCCCTGGCGGTCGTGCTGTTCTCCACGGTCCTCGGTGTCGCCGTCGGCCTGTTCACCGCCTGGCGCGGAGGCTGGATCGACACCGCCGTCGGCCGGGTCCTCGACGTCCTGTTCGCCTTCCCCGCGCTGCTCCTCGCGATCCTCGCGGTGGCCCTGTTCGGCAAGGGGATGACGGCTCCGGTGATCGCCATGGCCATCGCCTACATGCCGTACACCGCACGCCTCGTACGGGGCCTGGCCGTCCGGGAGAAGTCCCGGCCCTACATCGCCGCCTACCAGGTACAGGGCCACTCGCCCCTCTACGTCACCGTCCGCAGGCTGCTGCCCAACATCGCCCCGACGCTGCTCGCACAGTCGACGGTGAACTTCGGCTACGCGCTGCTCGACCTCGCCGCCCTCTCCTTCCTCGGACTCGGCGTCCAGCCGCCCACCCCCGACTGGGGAGCCATGATCAACCAGGGGCAGGCGGCCGTCCTGCAGGGCCAGCCGCTCTCCGCGATCGCGCCGGCCGTGGCGGTCGTCCTGGTCGTGGTCGCCTTCAACGTCGTCGGGGAAGACCTCGGCGACCGGCTCGCGGGGAGGGACTCCCGATGA
- a CDS encoding ABC transporter permease, with amino-acid sequence MTAAATAAKTRAVRVLRKLAGMAATLLVTSFLVFSSLFLAPGDPASFLVKGRSPSPEDLAALRSQYGFDEPFLVRYWNWLEGVLHGDFGRSYLFHQDVSAVIWSRLPSSMLLIAVSGLMIAVFGIGSGIIGALRRGSRTDRSLMLLVTVGAAAPAFVAALLLRSVFGVELGWFPTIGNGEGLMDRLHHVILPAAALSVTFTALVTRVTRSAMLDELSRDHVEVALSRGAPRRTVIRRHVLRNALGPIVTVSALLVSGMLVSTAIVETAFGMSGVGSLLVQSVDQLDFQVVQAIVLLVVAAFVIVNALVDLVHPLIDPRTAAAGSAR; translated from the coding sequence ATGACGGCCGCGGCGACGGCCGCGAAGACCCGCGCCGTACGGGTGCTGCGCAAGCTCGCCGGCATGGCGGCGACCCTGCTCGTCACCTCCTTCCTCGTCTTCTCCTCCCTCTTCCTGGCCCCCGGGGACCCGGCGAGCTTCCTGGTCAAGGGACGGAGCCCCAGCCCGGAGGACCTGGCCGCGCTCCGCAGCCAGTACGGCTTCGACGAACCCTTCCTGGTCCGGTACTGGAACTGGCTCGAAGGGGTGCTGCACGGTGACTTCGGCCGCTCCTACCTCTTCCACCAGGACGTCTCCGCGGTCATCTGGTCGCGGCTGCCCTCCTCCATGCTGCTGATCGCCGTATCCGGCCTGATGATCGCCGTGTTCGGCATCGGCTCCGGCATCATCGGGGCCCTGCGCCGGGGTTCGCGCACCGACCGCTCCCTGATGCTGCTCGTCACGGTGGGAGCGGCCGCACCCGCCTTCGTCGCCGCCCTGCTGCTCAGGTCGGTGTTCGGGGTGGAGCTGGGCTGGTTCCCCACCATCGGCAACGGCGAAGGCCTCATGGACCGGTTGCACCACGTGATCCTCCCGGCGGCGGCCCTTTCCGTCACCTTCACCGCCCTGGTGACCCGCGTGACCCGTTCGGCCATGCTCGACGAGCTGAGCCGCGACCACGTGGAGGTCGCGCTGAGCCGCGGAGCGCCACGGCGCACCGTGATCAGGCGGCACGTCCTGCGCAACGCGCTCGGACCGATCGTCACCGTCTCCGCGCTCCTGGTCTCCGGCATGCTGGTCAGCACCGCGATCGTCGAGACCGCCTTCGGAATGTCCGGCGTGGGCTCCCTGCTGGTGCAGTCCGTCGACCAGCTCGACTTCCAGGTCGTCCAGGCCATCGTGCTGCTCGTGGTGGCCGCCTTCGTCATCGTCAACGCCCTCGTGGACCTGGTCCACCCACTGATCGATCCGCGCACGGCCGCGGCGGGGAGCGCCCGATGA